The Pseudomonadota bacterium nucleotide sequence TCGCCCACCTCGCGCAGATCGGGCGCAAGCCCGCGACCATCGGACGCGTACTCGTTTCCATCTCACAGGCGCACAAGCTCGCCGGGATCACGCCGTCGCCCACGTCGTCGGCGGCGGTGCAGGAGACGCTCAAGGGCGTGCGCCGCAGCCTGGGCGTGGCGCAGCGGCAGGTGTCGCCGCTCGTCGTTGAGCACCTACGCCGCCTCGTCGCCGAGTCGCCTTCGTCCCTGATCGGGTTCCGCGACCGCGCCCTGCTCCTCGTCGGCTTCGCAACAGCGATGCGCCGCTCGGAACTCGTGTCGCTCACCGTCGCCGACCTGGAGGACGTGCCCGAGGGGCTCGTAGTTCATCTGCGGAAGTCGAAGACGGATCAGGAAGGCGTCGGTCGCCGCGTCGGCGTCCCGTTTGGGCAGCAGCCCGAGACGTGTCCGGTGAGGGCGCTGAGGGCGTGGCTGGAAGCGGCGGCGATCACCGACGGCGCGCTCTTCCGTGCCGTGGACCGCCACGGGCGGATCGGCACCACCGCGCTGTCGGACAAGGCCGTCGCCGAGGTCGTCAAGCGAGCGACGACCCGAGCTGGCTACGACGCGAAGCAGTTCGCCGGGCACTCGCTACGGAGCGGCTTCTGCACGGCCGCTGCCGCCGCCGGAAAGTCAGAGAGGGCGATCATGGCGCAGACCGGGCATCGCTCGGAGCG carries:
- a CDS encoding site-specific integrase; its protein translation is MPGIIDSQNGNDLLSDASEASTTTSDGTSESSPILTSENGTLSPLRPENSGSEALAIQNDDEHTSLDALHDLVDAAKSFAVDAKAAATRKAYAGDWARFKDWCRESGAEPLPARPEIIAAYVAHLAQIGRKPATIGRVLVSISQAHKLAGITPSPTSSAAVQETLKGVRRSLGVAQRQVSPLVVEHLRRLVAESPSSLIGFRDRALLLVGFATAMRRSELVSLTVADLEDVPEGLVVHLRKSKTDQEGVGRRVGVPFGQQPETCPVRALRAWLEAAAITDGALFRAVDRHGRIGTTALSDKAVAEVVKRATTRAGYDAKQFAGHSLRSGFCTAAAAAGKSERAIMAQTGHRSERMVRKYVRDGRLFVENAAEGLL